A region of Neosynechococcus sphagnicola sy1 DNA encodes the following proteins:
- a CDS encoding cysteine synthase A, whose amino-acid sequence MDIKRGFVATVGNTPLIRLNRLSEATGCEILGKAEFMNPGGSVKDRAALYMIQDAEERDLLQPGGTVVEGTAGNTGIGLAHICNAKGYKCLIIIPDTQSQEKIDLLRTLGAEVRTVPAVPYKDPNNYVKLSGRIAAELPNAVWANQFDNLANRRAHYETTGPEIWQQTDGKVDAWVAATGTGGTYAGVALFLKERNPTIQCVVADPMGSALYSYVKTGEIKLEGSSITEGIGNSRITANMVGVPTDDAIQVDDPTCVHVLYQLLYDEGLFMGGSVGINVAAALTLAKEMGPGHRIVTVLCDGGSRYQSRLYNQDWMAAKGLLPDILRR is encoded by the coding sequence ATGGATATTAAACGTGGATTTGTGGCTACTGTGGGTAACACCCCGCTGATTCGACTGAATCGGTTGAGTGAGGCAACTGGGTGTGAAATCCTCGGCAAAGCAGAGTTCATGAATCCTGGTGGTTCGGTAAAAGACCGCGCTGCCCTCTATATGATTCAAGATGCTGAAGAACGCGACTTACTACAACCGGGAGGCACTGTTGTCGAAGGAACTGCCGGTAATACGGGCATTGGTTTAGCTCACATTTGCAACGCCAAGGGCTACAAGTGCCTGATCATTATTCCGGATACCCAGTCGCAAGAAAAAATTGATCTCCTGAGAACCCTCGGCGCAGAAGTTCGCACCGTTCCTGCTGTACCCTACAAAGACCCTAATAACTATGTAAAGCTATCGGGTCGAATTGCGGCGGAATTGCCAAATGCGGTGTGGGCCAATCAGTTTGATAATCTCGCCAACCGTCGTGCCCATTACGAAACCACGGGGCCGGAAATTTGGCAGCAGACTGATGGCAAGGTGGATGCCTGGGTAGCTGCCACGGGGACCGGCGGTACCTATGCCGGTGTCGCCCTATTTTTGAAGGAGCGAAATCCTACCATCCAATGTGTGGTTGCCGATCCCATGGGCAGTGCCCTCTACAGTTATGTGAAGACGGGTGAGATTAAATTGGAGGGTAGTTCGATCACCGAGGGTATAGGCAATAGTCGGATCACCGCCAATATGGTCGGGGTGCCCACCGATGATGCAATCCAGGTTGATGACCCAACCTGTGTGCACGTCCTCTACCAATTGCTCTATGACGAGGGGTTATTTATGGGGGGATCGGTTGGCATCAATGTGGCAGCAGCACTCACCTTAGCCAAGGAAATGGGGCCGGGACATAGGATTGTGACGGTGCTCTGTGATGGGGGATCTCGCTACCAGTCGCGACTCTATAACCAAGACTGGATGGCAGCCAAAGGGCTGTTACCAGATATTTTGCGTCGCTAA
- a CDS encoding ABC transporter substrate-binding protein, which produces MRCLRTWKRFGVLALLGLVLSWMVSCGSGSSPQNSQQAGAPEVEFWTMQLQPQFTDFFNQRIAEFEQAHPPIRVRWVDVPWTAMESKILTAVSAQTAPDVVNLNPDFAARLAGRNAWLELDDKIPPEVRQTYFPNIWQASTLDGKTFGLPWYLTTRVTLYNTELLKQAGVSKPPATYGELAQVAQQVHQKTGKYAFFNHFCARRLDGSLAILCANGG; this is translated from the coding sequence ATGAGATGCTTGCGAACCTGGAAGCGATTTGGAGTGCTGGCGCTCCTCGGACTAGTGCTGAGTTGGATGGTCAGTTGTGGCTCCGGTAGCTCTCCTCAAAATTCTCAACAGGCGGGGGCACCCGAAGTTGAGTTTTGGACGATGCAGTTGCAGCCCCAGTTTACCGATTTCTTTAACCAGCGAATTGCCGAATTTGAACAGGCGCATCCACCGATCCGGGTTCGTTGGGTGGATGTCCCTTGGACAGCGATGGAGAGTAAGATTCTCACCGCTGTTTCGGCTCAAACAGCCCCCGATGTTGTCAACCTCAATCCTGACTTTGCGGCACGGCTGGCCGGGAGAAATGCCTGGTTAGAACTCGATGACAAAATCCCCCCAGAGGTGCGTCAAACCTATTTTCCCAACATCTGGCAGGCCAGCACCCTGGATGGTAAAACCTTCGGATTGCCCTGGTATCTCACCACGCGCGTTACCCTTTATAACACGGAGTTACTGAAACAGGCGGGTGTGTCCAAGCCTCCAGCCACCTATGGAGAACTAGCGCAGGTTGCCCAGCAGGTGCACCAGAAAACGGGCAAATATGCCTTTTTTAATCACTTTTGTGCCAGAAGACTCGACGGAAGTCTTGCAATCCTTTGTGCAAATGGGGGTTGA
- a CDS encoding vWA domain-containing protein — protein sequence MKVGLQSALSDTNLDANQGSSQRQLAISISAVPDISDPSVPLNLCLVLDHSGSMKGQPLETVKQAAQRLVERLSPGDRISIVGFDHKAKVLVSNQLIDNPVSVKAQINQLQANGGTAIDEGLRLGIEELSKGKKEAVSQLFLLTDGENEHGDNNRCLKLAQLASGYNLTLNMLGFGDSWNQDLLEQIADAGNGSLTYIQHPGAAVDAFGRLFQRAQAVGLTNAHLILALAPQVRLAELKPIAQVAPDAIELTVQPEAEWLSVRLGDLMTDAPRVILANLYISKLPEGQQAIAKLRVRYSDPVSGTSLRSEMLTVTTQVLSAYQPALDPQVQQYILALAKYRQTQIAESKLQQGDRSGAVTMLQMAAKTALQMGDKNAATVLQENLTRLQSGEELSESDRKKTRIVSKTILQ from the coding sequence ATGAAAGTTGGTTTACAGTCTGCCCTGAGTGATACCAACCTGGATGCTAATCAAGGGAGTAGTCAACGGCAACTGGCAATTTCCATTTCGGCCGTTCCAGATATCTCCGATCCCTCCGTACCCTTGAACCTCTGTCTAGTGCTCGATCACAGTGGTTCGATGAAAGGACAACCCCTAGAGACGGTCAAACAGGCGGCCCAGCGCCTCGTGGAACGCCTCTCACCGGGCGATCGCATCTCAATTGTGGGCTTCGATCACAAGGCCAAGGTGTTGGTTTCTAACCAGCTGATTGACAATCCCGTCAGTGTGAAGGCACAGATCAATCAGCTCCAGGCCAATGGTGGCACCGCGATCGATGAGGGACTGCGGCTGGGTATTGAGGAACTTTCCAAGGGGAAAAAGGAAGCCGTTTCCCAACTTTTCCTGCTCACCGATGGTGAGAATGAACATGGGGATAACAACCGCTGTCTGAAGTTGGCGCAACTGGCATCGGGCTATAACTTGACCCTGAATATGCTGGGGTTTGGCGATAGTTGGAATCAAGATTTGCTGGAGCAGATTGCCGATGCTGGCAATGGCAGTCTCACCTATATTCAACACCCAGGGGCGGCGGTGGATGCCTTCGGACGGTTGTTCCAACGAGCACAGGCGGTTGGGCTCACCAATGCTCACTTGATTCTGGCCTTGGCACCCCAGGTACGGTTAGCTGAACTCAAGCCCATTGCCCAGGTTGCCCCCGATGCGATCGAATTAACCGTTCAACCCGAGGCCGAATGGCTGAGTGTGCGCTTGGGAGATTTGATGACGGATGCGCCCCGAGTGATCCTGGCAAATCTTTACATTAGTAAACTGCCGGAGGGACAGCAGGCGATCGCGAAACTTCGGGTACGCTACAGTGACCCGGTGTCCGGGACAAGTCTGCGCTCGGAGATGCTCACCGTCACCACCCAGGTACTCTCAGCCTATCAACCTGCCCTGGATCCTCAGGTGCAGCAGTACATTCTGGCCTTGGCGAAATATCGTCAGACCCAAATTGCCGAGAGCAAGCTCCAGCAGGGCGATCGCTCGGGTGCTGTGACGATGTTACAGATGGCCGCCAAAACTGCCTTACAAATGGGAGATAAAAATGCAGCGACGGTCTTGCAGGAGAACCTTACCCGTCTTCAGTCTGGGGAGGAACTCTCGGAATCCGATCGCAAGAAAACTCGGATTGTTTCTAAGACCATTTTGCAATAG
- a CDS encoding SulP family inorganic anion transporter, whose amino-acid sequence MNVRAGGKTRLSGMIHGIALAAIILTLAPLAAQVPLAALAGILMVTSVRMIEWEAIGLLLRATYADFGVMILTWMVTICFDLVLAVEVGLIAAGALFIKRMSELSLGKMPETEVFPPGVPLELTKQIAVYRVDGPVFFGAAERFATFLRDEPEVKNLVLRLRYVPNMDTTGLVALEDIYRDLKRHDCRLILSGLQPQVQQLLERSGLLEKIGRDNCFDTTDAAIHSLSPEINKISPVSVNAQVEEVAATHD is encoded by the coding sequence GTGAATGTCCGTGCTGGTGGCAAAACTCGGCTCTCGGGCATGATTCATGGCATTGCTTTGGCGGCGATTATCCTAACCCTGGCTCCTCTCGCAGCGCAGGTTCCGCTGGCGGCGCTGGCTGGGATTTTGATGGTGACAAGTGTGCGGATGATTGAGTGGGAAGCAATCGGGTTACTGCTACGGGCAACCTATGCGGACTTTGGTGTCATGATTCTCACCTGGATGGTCACCATTTGCTTTGACTTGGTACTGGCAGTAGAAGTGGGTTTGATTGCCGCAGGTGCTTTATTCATTAAGCGGATGAGTGAACTGAGTTTGGGTAAGATGCCTGAAACAGAAGTCTTTCCTCCTGGTGTTCCCCTGGAGTTGACGAAGCAAATCGCGGTCTATCGAGTGGATGGGCCTGTTTTCTTCGGAGCCGCTGAACGATTTGCCACATTTCTGCGAGATGAACCGGAAGTGAAGAATCTGGTGCTGCGACTACGGTATGTACCCAATATGGACACCACTGGACTAGTCGCCCTTGAAGATATCTATCGGGATCTTAAGCGCCACGACTGTCGATTGATCTTGAGTGGTTTACAGCCTCAAGTACAGCAACTACTGGAGCGCAGCGGCTTGCTCGAAAAAATTGGTAGAGACAATTGTTTTGATACCACTGATGCCGCTATCCATTCTCTCAGTCCGGAGATCAATAAAATTTCTCCAGTTTCTGTCAATGCTCAAGTTGAGGAGGTGGCTGCCACCCATGATTAA
- a CDS encoding ATP-dependent Clp protease proteolytic subunit — MPIGIPRVPHRFPGEPYTQWINIYERLALERIIFLSGEVTDGMANAIIARLLYMDSDDQTKDIFIYINSPGGSVTAGMAIYDTMQHIKSEVVTICVGLAASMGSFLLMAGSKGKRLALPHSRIMIHQPSGGTRCQASDIEIEAREILRIRKELNGIYAERTGQPIERIQKDMDRDYFLSPYEAKEYGLIDRVIEDRTS; from the coding sequence ATGCCCATTGGTATTCCCAGAGTCCCCCACCGCTTTCCAGGGGAGCCCTACACACAGTGGATTAACATCTACGAGCGTCTTGCCCTAGAGCGCATTATTTTCCTCAGTGGAGAAGTCACCGATGGCATGGCCAATGCGATCATCGCCCGCCTCCTCTACATGGACTCCGACGATCAAACCAAGGACATTTTCATCTATATCAACTCCCCCGGTGGGTCTGTGACAGCTGGGATGGCAATCTATGACACGATGCAACACATCAAATCGGAGGTGGTCACCATCTGTGTTGGCTTAGCAGCTTCCATGGGTTCGTTTTTGCTCATGGCAGGCAGCAAAGGCAAGCGACTAGCCCTCCCCCACTCCCGGATTATGATCCACCAACCCTCCGGAGGGACTCGGTGTCAGGCCAGTGACATTGAAATCGAAGCCCGCGAAATTCTGCGGATTCGTAAAGAACTCAATGGTATCTACGCCGAACGCACGGGGCAGCCAATCGAGCGGATTCAAAAAGATATGGATCGGGACTATTTCCTCTCACCCTACGAAGCCAAAGAGTATGGTCTGATTGACCGGGTGATTGAAGATCGCACCTCATAA
- a CDS encoding J domain-containing protein: MNLADCYQLLELKVGASFADIKASYRRLARQYHPDVNQNDHQAKEKFIALAEAYQYLLRFAQPSETPMPGSSKQPAVSTPHRPPTKVRVTTQAKPTTAEQANLSALENQLKQSSYQQLQYLLKSQRFPRAIALIEGLAQRLPQDPEVRQWQAITYQRLGRYLVSQRQLDKARIYLKKALRTDPHNRSLWAEVEQDFRRIEQVY; the protein is encoded by the coding sequence ATGAATCTTGCAGACTGTTATCAACTGCTAGAGCTAAAGGTCGGAGCATCGTTTGCGGACATCAAAGCATCCTATCGACGGCTGGCCCGTCAATATCATCCAGATGTCAATCAAAACGACCACCAAGCCAAAGAAAAATTCATTGCGCTTGCAGAGGCGTATCAATATCTCCTGCGGTTTGCCCAGCCATCAGAGACACCAATGCCTGGGTCCTCCAAGCAGCCTGCGGTGTCAACACCCCACCGTCCCCCCACGAAGGTGCGCGTCACCACCCAGGCCAAACCTACAACTGCTGAGCAGGCCAATCTGTCAGCTTTAGAGAATCAACTGAAGCAGAGTTCCTATCAACAACTGCAATACCTCTTGAAAAGTCAACGCTTCCCCCGGGCGATCGCCCTGATTGAAGGCTTAGCCCAACGACTGCCGCAAGACCCAGAGGTTCGCCAGTGGCAGGCGATTACCTATCAACGATTAGGGCGCTACCTTGTCAGTCAGCGGCAACTGGATAAGGCCAGAATTTATTTAAAAAAGGCCCTACGCACCGATCCCCATAACCGATCTCTCTGGGCAGAAGTGGAGCAGGACTTTCGGCGTATTGAACAGGTGTACTAG
- a CDS encoding DUF6464 family protein — MELSSLPTEIILTHSQQILANLQLDWTPQPGSYLELEGKTYAVLERHHRYHLRSGRYHLHKIALYVQSAPCTTERSLVAGRWIIGDASCKFSAHSELLRCAVNPEGPCGISGQGWRCRFYEPRSEGLGSTPASSGL, encoded by the coding sequence ATGGAGCTATCATCGCTGCCCACCGAGATAATTCTCACCCACTCTCAGCAAATCCTGGCAAATCTCCAGCTTGACTGGACACCCCAGCCAGGGTCGTATCTGGAACTGGAAGGCAAAACCTATGCCGTTCTGGAACGACATCACCGATACCACCTGAGATCGGGGCGGTATCACCTCCATAAAATTGCCCTCTACGTTCAATCGGCTCCCTGTACCACGGAGAGAAGTCTAGTCGCTGGACGCTGGATAATTGGAGATGCCAGCTGTAAGTTCAGTGCCCATTCCGAGCTATTACGGTGTGCCGTCAATCCAGAAGGGCCCTGTGGGATCAGTGGCCAGGGGTGGCGTTGCCGCTTTTATGAACCCAGGAGTGAAGGACTAGGGAGTACACCAGCGAGCAGTGGCTTGTAG
- the trmB gene encoding tRNA (guanosine(46)-N7)-methyltransferase TrmB, which produces MVLQPQREFPRVRVREHVNPLSDKYQTPIQAPDWQQIYAQPTQPLHLDIGCGRGRFLLQMAPLHPDWNFLGLEIREPLVAQANHWCQELGLRNLAYLFCNANNSLRPLLASLPVATLQYVTIQFPDPWFKRRHQKRRVVQPELIGDLADYLVPGGWLFLQSDVIDVVAEMRDRCVEHPAFQLQSGEAWLAANPFAIATERETSTLSRGESVYRVLLQRI; this is translated from the coding sequence ATGGTGCTACAACCCCAAAGAGAGTTTCCCCGTGTGCGGGTGCGGGAGCATGTGAACCCCCTCAGCGATAAGTATCAAACCCCGATTCAGGCCCCCGATTGGCAGCAGATCTATGCCCAGCCAACCCAACCGTTACATTTGGATATTGGCTGTGGGCGGGGACGATTTCTGCTGCAAATGGCACCCCTCCACCCCGATTGGAATTTCTTGGGTCTGGAAATTCGGGAACCCTTAGTGGCTCAGGCCAACCATTGGTGCCAGGAGTTAGGGCTGAGGAATCTTGCCTACCTGTTCTGCAATGCCAATAACTCCCTGCGTCCACTCCTGGCATCCCTTCCGGTTGCAACGTTGCAGTATGTCACCATTCAGTTCCCCGATCCCTGGTTTAAGCGCCGCCACCAAAAGCGGCGAGTGGTTCAGCCTGAGTTAATTGGCGATTTGGCGGACTACCTGGTGCCAGGGGGATGGTTATTTTTGCAATCGGATGTCATAGATGTGGTAGCCGAAATGCGCGATCGCTGCGTCGAGCATCCTGCTTTTCAGCTCCAGTCCGGTGAGGCTTGGCTGGCAGCAAATCCATTTGCGATCGCCACCGAGCGGGAGACATCAACCTTGTCGCGGGGAGAATCGGTTTACCGGGTGTTACTCCAGCGAATTTGA
- a CDS encoding glycoside hydrolase family 3 N-terminal domain-containing protein: MGAIIAAESQAVGLNWVLAPVVDVNNNPDNPVINVRAFAETPELVSQLTTAFIQGAQSYPVLTTAKHFPGHGDTAVDSHLDLPVLSHSPERLRQVELPPFAQAIAAGVDTVMSAHLLIPALDPTYPATLSPPILTGCLRQQLGFTGLIVTDALVMGAISHRYGADEAAVLALEAGADILLMPPDPAGVIEAVCAAVKQGRLTPERILASVERVWRAKTKVFTPPTSDFDQAHDWEQIPPLPLQLTHLARPESWAIAAEILQDSRQVQPAPQPLQRSPEIPLRNLVIVDSLLACEYLGNHAPAISLPHQRGYQLQVVDNHTPEVPLTLEWQPRVLTLLQLFIRGNPFRGSAGLTERASAWFEFLVQTQQLQALVIYGSPYTLQQFLPTLPVGIPYVFTYGQMPLAQADALQAILPR; this comes from the coding sequence ATGGGAGCGATCATCGCAGCCGAATCCCAGGCTGTGGGGTTGAATTGGGTTCTGGCTCCCGTGGTCGATGTCAATAATAACCCGGACAATCCGGTGATTAATGTCCGGGCATTTGCCGAGACTCCGGAGTTGGTGAGTCAACTGACCACCGCCTTTATTCAGGGAGCGCAATCCTATCCGGTTTTGACCACGGCCAAACATTTTCCCGGTCATGGGGATACGGCCGTTGACTCCCATCTTGATCTGCCCGTCCTGTCCCACTCCCCGGAGCGGCTGCGGCAGGTAGAGTTGCCGCCCTTTGCCCAGGCGATCGCGGCGGGAGTGGACACGGTAATGAGTGCTCACCTGCTGATTCCCGCCTTAGACCCCACCTATCCCGCCACCCTTTCCCCCCCCATTCTCACCGGATGTTTGCGGCAACAACTGGGTTTTACCGGGCTGATTGTCACCGATGCCCTGGTGATGGGGGCGATCTCCCATCGTTATGGAGCGGATGAAGCGGCGGTGCTGGCCCTGGAAGCAGGGGCGGATATTTTACTGATGCCCCCCGATCCAGCGGGGGTGATTGAGGCGGTGTGTGCCGCCGTCAAACAGGGACGCCTTACCCCGGAGCGGATTCTGGCTTCCGTGGAACGGGTGTGGCGTGCCAAAACCAAAGTATTCACTCCCCCGACCTCCGATTTTGATCAAGCCCATGACTGGGAACAGATCCCACCCCTACCGCTGCAACTTACCCACCTCGCTCGACCCGAATCCTGGGCGATCGCCGCCGAAATTCTCCAGGATTCCCGCCAAGTGCAACCCGCCCCCCAGCCTTTACAGCGATCACCGGAGATCCCCTTACGCAACCTGGTAATCGTCGATAGCCTGCTGGCGTGTGAGTATCTGGGTAACCATGCCCCAGCGATTTCCCTGCCACACCAACGAGGTTATCAACTCCAAGTAGTCGATAACCACACCCCTGAGGTTCCACTGACCCTAGAGTGGCAGCCACGAGTACTGACCCTGCTACAGTTGTTTATTCGCGGTAATCCTTTCCGAGGCAGTGCTGGGCTGACAGAGCGAGCCTCCGCCTGGTTCGAGTTTTTAGTGCAGACGCAGCAACTGCAAGCCCTGGTGATCTACGGTAGCCCCTACACCCTCCAGCAATTTCTCCCCACCTTACCCGTCGGCATTCCCTACGTCTTTACCTATGGGCAAATGCCCTTGGCGCAAGCCGATGCCCTCCAGGCAATTTTGCCCCGGTAG
- a CDS encoding extracellular solute-binding protein, with protein sequence MPEDSTEVLQSFVQMGVDLVDAQGHAAFNTPAGKQVFQYWVDFYQNDLLPKEALTQGHRRAIELYQAGETAILASGPEFLNEIANNAPQIAKVTAAAPQITGRTGKKGVAVMNLVIPRATDQPEAAIAFAQFITNDANQLAFAKAANVLPSTTKALTDYVQFVNSGETTPVAKARAVSASQLRDAGVLIPAMADIKQLQKAIYDNLQAAMLGEKTVDQAIADAALNWNQRS encoded by the coding sequence GTGCCAGAAGACTCGACGGAAGTCTTGCAATCCTTTGTGCAAATGGGGGTTGATTTAGTGGATGCCCAGGGACATGCCGCGTTCAATACCCCAGCAGGTAAGCAGGTGTTTCAGTACTGGGTTGATTTCTATCAAAACGACCTATTACCCAAGGAAGCCCTCACCCAGGGGCATCGACGGGCGATCGAACTCTATCAAGCGGGGGAAACGGCTATTTTGGCTTCAGGGCCAGAATTTCTGAATGAAATTGCCAACAATGCGCCCCAGATTGCCAAGGTCACTGCTGCCGCACCCCAAATTACAGGGAGGACTGGCAAAAAAGGGGTGGCGGTGATGAACCTGGTGATTCCCAGAGCCACGGATCAGCCAGAGGCAGCGATCGCATTTGCCCAGTTTATTACCAATGATGCCAATCAACTGGCCTTTGCCAAAGCGGCTAATGTACTGCCCTCAACGACAAAAGCCCTCACCGACTACGTGCAGTTTGTGAACAGTGGTGAGACCACTCCGGTAGCCAAGGCAAGGGCTGTCAGTGCCAGTCAGCTCAGGGATGCTGGGGTGTTAATCCCGGCGATGGCGGATATTAAACAGCTCCAAAAAGCTATCTACGATAATTTACAAGCAGCCATGCTGGGGGAAAAGACCGTCGATCAGGCGATCGCCGATGCCGCCTTAAACTGGAATCAGCGTTCCTAG
- a CDS encoding ATP-dependent Clp protease proteolytic subunit, whose product MDSPVQAVQSPYSYGDSYYRTPPPDLPSLLLKERIIYLGLPLFSSDEIKQQLGVDVTELIIAQLLYLQYDDPEKPISIYINSTGTSWYTGDSVGFETEAFAICDTINYIKPPVHTICLGQAMGTAAMILSSGTKGCRASLPHATIVLHQARTGFRGQATDIQIQAKEVLANKAAISTIFAKNTGQTPEKVAKDMERMLYMTPLQAQEYGLIDRVLENAKDLPKAVAALSS is encoded by the coding sequence ATGGATTCACCCGTTCAAGCTGTTCAATCTCCCTACTCCTATGGGGATAGCTATTACCGAACTCCACCCCCAGACTTGCCCTCTTTGCTCTTGAAGGAGCGCATCATCTACTTGGGGTTACCTCTGTTTTCCTCCGATGAAATTAAGCAGCAATTGGGGGTTGATGTCACTGAGTTAATCATTGCCCAGCTGTTGTACTTGCAATACGACGATCCCGAAAAGCCGATCTCGATCTATATCAACTCCACCGGCACCTCCTGGTATACCGGAGATTCTGTGGGCTTTGAAACGGAAGCCTTTGCCATCTGCGACACCATCAATTACATCAAGCCGCCGGTTCATACCATCTGTTTGGGGCAGGCGATGGGTACCGCAGCCATGATCCTGTCATCCGGTACCAAGGGCTGCCGAGCCAGCCTTCCCCACGCCACGATTGTCTTACACCAAGCTCGCACGGGGTTTCGAGGGCAGGCTACCGATATTCAAATTCAGGCCAAGGAAGTCCTAGCCAACAAGGCTGCCATCTCCACCATTTTTGCCAAAAATACCGGACAAACTCCGGAGAAAGTTGCCAAGGATATGGAGCGGATGCTCTACATGACTCCCCTACAAGCGCAGGAATACGGCTTAATTGACCGGGTTTTGGAGAATGCCAAAGACCTACCGAAAGCCGTCGCCGCCCTGAGTAGTTAA